In the Streptomyces sp. f51 genome, one interval contains:
- a CDS encoding acyltransferase, translating to MTTHEYPAGATPPLGTPGPAVPYPRAETEAEAGQEGKPAPRRPGRDRYLDLLRSMALVRVVVYHLFGWGWLTVVFPSMGVMFALAGSLMARSLSRPSLSVVRGRLRRLLPPFWAFGAVALAMMFLAGWNPVKDPDLGGTWGLVDLLNYVVPVGAPPFPWHLGSPSGLLEDTWAVQGAGVLWYLRAYLWFVVASPFMLWAFRRAPWATVLAPLAVTAVVGTGLVTIPGETGNAVTDFAVYGGCWILGFAHHEGMLAKVPRYLAISCSALMMAFGLWWASGHLGPDGWDLNDIPLADAMWSFGFVVILLQYSPSWQELPGRLARWDKLVTLSNNRAVTIYLWHNMLIMATVPILDQLYNLPFMGSDAATAALDATYTLWMFVLVWPLIGLTILAFGWIEDIAAGRSPRLWPNGSKSRGSEGRPAERRRGARVRRQPFI from the coding sequence ATGACCACGCACGAGTACCCGGCGGGGGCGACTCCGCCCCTGGGGACCCCCGGACCTGCGGTCCCGTACCCGCGGGCGGAGACGGAGGCGGAGGCGGGCCAGGAAGGGAAGCCGGCCCCGCGCCGCCCGGGCCGTGACCGCTATCTGGACCTGCTCCGCTCCATGGCGCTGGTCCGTGTGGTCGTGTACCACCTGTTCGGCTGGGGCTGGCTGACGGTCGTCTTCCCCTCCATGGGCGTGATGTTCGCGCTGGCGGGCTCCCTGATGGCGCGCTCACTGAGCCGGCCGTCGCTCAGCGTGGTCCGGGGGCGCCTGCGGCGTCTGCTGCCGCCGTTCTGGGCGTTCGGCGCGGTGGCGCTCGCCATGATGTTCCTCGCCGGCTGGAACCCCGTGAAGGACCCCGACCTCGGCGGCACCTGGGGCCTGGTCGACCTCCTCAACTACGTCGTCCCGGTCGGCGCCCCTCCGTTCCCCTGGCATCTCGGCTCCCCGTCGGGCCTGCTGGAGGACACCTGGGCCGTCCAGGGGGCGGGCGTGCTCTGGTACCTGCGCGCGTACCTGTGGTTCGTGGTCGCGTCCCCGTTCATGCTGTGGGCGTTCCGCCGTGCTCCGTGGGCGACCGTGCTGGCGCCCCTCGCCGTGACGGCGGTGGTCGGCACCGGGCTGGTCACCATCCCCGGCGAGACCGGCAACGCGGTCACCGACTTCGCCGTCTACGGCGGCTGCTGGATCCTCGGCTTCGCCCATCACGAGGGGATGCTCGCCAAGGTCCCGCGTTACCTCGCCATCTCGTGCTCGGCCCTGATGATGGCCTTCGGCCTGTGGTGGGCCTCGGGGCATCTGGGCCCCGACGGCTGGGACCTGAACGACATCCCGCTTGCCGACGCGATGTGGTCCTTCGGATTCGTGGTGATCCTGCTCCAGTACAGCCCGTCGTGGCAGGAGCTGCCGGGCCGCCTCGCCCGGTGGGACAAGCTGGTGACGCTGTCCAACAACCGCGCGGTCACGATCTATCTGTGGCACAACATGCTCATCATGGCCACGGTCCCGATCCTCGACCAGCTGTACAACCTTCCCTTCATGGGGAGCGACGCGGCGACGGCGGCCCTCGACGCCACGTACACGCTGTGGATGTTCGTCCTGGTGTGGCCGCTGATCGGCCTGACCATCCTGGCGTTCGGCTGGATCGAGGACATCGCGGCCGGACGCAGCCCACGCCTGTGGCCGAACGGCTCCAAGAGCCGCGGATCCGAGGGACGTCCGGCGGAGCGGCGCCGCGGGGCCCGGGTGCGGCGCCAGCCGTTCATCTGA